DNA from Eucalyptus grandis isolate ANBG69807.140 chromosome 5, ASM1654582v1, whole genome shotgun sequence:
ACTAGTAATGATCATGTGAaccacttccttaaaccatacgaaaaaaaagaaaaaaaaaaaagaagtagaacTCCCCAAAAGTTTCTCACCGACAGCGCACTCGCTCTATTTGCCGCTAACTAAGGAACCTGAAAAGATCAAAGGGGGAGTGGAATGAGTAACAATAGCTCAATGAGTAGtatatatcttctaagcagatcaaACAACCACTTTGTATGTATACGAAGcaataccaaacttcataaTGCCAACTcaatataaaatacatatcaaatcatataagagttatttcttatcatcaaagctttatactaatatggaaaactcatttaaatcgccatcaaaagtcaagtatcaatggtcaaatccattaaataatctccatcaaaaacacatatTAAATTGTCTATCCATTGATTCATCTCATATCAAACACACGCCGATGGTCCATCCATCGaccaatcttttgctcaataactaaccatggtcacgacacaatGCCTTGTGataaggcgaccaagattctctTCTTGGTAaagtctccacctacaaagccggtGGCTAGGCCCAGAAGGATATCTTAAACCTAGTATGCATACCTCAAAAACCCCTCACTgggttcacagtcatattgaACATAAATAACCATCCTCCAATACTAGAAATCCAATCcagaaattaatattttaaatcaaatgaataatattttacagCATAGGCCATCATCTGTTTCAtatccatttctcaaatcatcataaatctttccataaatcagttgcaaagcaatttcatatatatttctccacaaaccttgtataacatgcttttcaaagattcacaatcaaccaaagggtagcaattgctcgatttggcttttatgcaataaaaatgctcttctcaattcaatatatatacatatatagttcaagacatgattttacaaaaccaaagaagatatagtaccactcacctcaTTGTCTACGACCAAACGACGAACAATACCTATATCGTCGAACTCAcggccctatcaaataaccgaagaataatgttaaaatctaataaaattctatctcgactacgaaatgactaaattacgctttaactctaacaaaaggacttcTACGCACTAACAAATCACATAACCAAGAcgattgttcaagccattcACAACACGAAGTTTAAGCACAAAACTTAATCGTGCCTTAACTTTCTCCTCCGAACCCTGATCCAAACGAatttatagtcaatagagagcccttgacacatattacaaaaatcccaacttgaccgtcccaaaatcaagccgaaaaaaagaagaagacaaaatacggccccaaagctgctggacgcgtactgttcactgcgcACGGGATACTTTGAAATTCTGTttcggacaaaccataagcttaaatcacgatccgtaaaacCCACGGCTCtacaacaccctaaactaccattcctacaaaaatacacggctcaacgactccaaaattgAACTTCGCCactcgattttccaaaaattccgaatttaaGCCCTAAgcccaaaaattatttcaattggaCGAACGGGGAGCCTAATCTCTTACGAGGTGCTGCATTATGGAGTCGAgttggcttggcgaggcatcTAAGGCGTGCACATGCCAAAACCCCTTtcatttcttcccctttctcttcttttcttttctattttggttGAGGGATCTCTTAGCTTCTATTTAGCCGAGAcctttcctctcctttttgctttattgactatttaacttctttttctttttcttcttttggggcccactaacCTAATATTACACTAAATCCCATATTAATGGTGTATTTGTTTGAgtgaaattttgtttccttgaattAGTTTTCCATACTTTCATGCATTTGATTTActgaaaatgattagtcaacGGAAAACTATATATGgtcaaagaaatatatatgttttaaataagaaaaataaatcttttaatCTGAAAAGGGCAGAGTATTTTCCTCGAAAATGATTATAGAAAGTGTTTTCATTTATCATAGAACTTTTCCTAAAAGGAAGAAACACACCACTCAGGCCACcctccaacatggaaggggaggtgaggtGGGTTCAAATACCTCCTCGGGGAGGATGGGGGTAGGGATTAAGTTtcgagtgggttgcgactcccacgctaACTCAATGAGTATAGAGTAGGATTAGATATCACAGCCTCTGACGGAGTTCTATGCAGGAGGTTTATCTGCTAACTCAATAGCAATATCTCTGCATTCCAGCAAGGTTCTTTGCCTGTGAAATATCTTGGGGTCCCTCTTGTTTCAGGCACGCTAACTAGGAGGGTAAACCTCTGTTATATTAGATTTTGCAGAGAATCGCTGGCTTGCCTTCTCAAAATCTGTCATTTGCAGGAAGGCTTCGATTAATTTCATCAGTATTACTAAGCATATTCAACTACTGTGTAGTGTTTGTGTTTTGCTTGGGAGAAGACTCGTTTATGATGCAGCTTTGCCTTTCCATGCCGAAGTGTCTACTGTCATCAGAACATGGACTGGGCTTGGCCTAGTGCTAATATGAGGATTTGGTGCTTGTCCAAACTGCTGTCTGTGGTGTCTTATTTCCGAAAAAATACTACTGATCGAGTGTATTGGATTCCAGCTAGATATGGGCATTCTCTGTTAATAGCGCGTGGAATGAGCTGAAAGTAAAAAGATAtcaagcaaaatggagtcacTTTGGTAATTCTTGAAATTATCTAAGCACCCCTCGATCACTTGGCTAATGATCCATGACAGGTTGCATACTAAGGATCGAATGGCTTCAAGGAATGCTTCAGTTTATCTACTGTGTTGCCTGTGGAGATGCTCATGAGTCTAGGGATCATCTCTTTGTTGAGTGCCTCTTAGACAGGAATATTTGGCAGAAGACTCTTCATCTAGGCCACATTCAcagaagaattgaaaaaaactTTGAATGGGCTTCTGTCCACTTCAAAAGCAGGTCATGTTTGGCAAGCCAAGAACAACAAAATTCATTCCGTGCAAAGTGTTCCGGGTGTGCAGGTTTTATTTGCCATTGAAAGTGATATAAAAGGTAGATTGtacagagagaagaaaacaaagcgAGGTTGGCCCACTTGAATATAGTTTGATTCAATGAGAAACGAAGCATATTTATCTCTTTAAAATAGTTTTGCAGAAATATTTGTGAGATCCAGTGTAATGTCGCAGTTTCTTCACATGTGATTTGAGTTCACCCGATAATATAACTCTAGACGACTATGTTTCAGTATCCACTGGAGTTTTTCTGCAAAGATATTGATAATCCTGATTGTGTTGTCTTGGTGAAAAGAGCGATTAGGGAGAAAAAAGGCTTGCATTGCAGTCATTGCCTTTAATACATCTTTCTTGAAGAGTAAACTAAACTGTCGTGAATCCGAAAACCAATAGGCGAAACACATTTCAAACACCAAACTTGTAAAAGAtaggtttgaaaagtcaaaaagagggaatcaaaaagaagaaaaagaagcgtCGTAAAGGGAAAAATGGACCATTGGCTGAGAGCACGCCGAGAGGAGACGAGAGAGGGGTGTTGGGCGCGGggtgaggaaaaagaagaggacgaagaaggagggggaggaagaagagaaggtgGCTTGGCATGTGCATGCCACTGATGGCTCACTAGGCTGACTCGACTCTGTAACGCAATGCATGCTAAGTGCTCATGCCCTTGTTCATTCAATCGATATATTTtttgggtttagggtttaaatttggaattttgagaaattcaagtGGTGAAGTTCGATTTTTGAGCCATTAAGCCAcgtatttttatgaaatgatagtttagggtaTTATGAAGTTGTAAGATTTTACGGATTTTGATTTGAGCTTATCTTTGCtgaaataaaatatcaattttttctGCGTGCGATGAAGAGTGCACATCCAGCAAATTTGGGCCCATATTTTATTggttttcggcttgattttgggatagTCAAGTTAggattcttgtaatatgttTGAAGGGCTTTCTATTGACTATGAGTATGTTTGAAATAGGGTTCAGTGAAAAGAGTTATGGCGTGATAAAATTTCACGCTCAAGCTCTGCATTGCGGACGGCTTGAATAATTGCTTTGGATATGCTACTTATTAGCGTGTAGGTGTTGTTTTATAGACAATTAAGCATAGTTTAGTTGAGTCATAAGTTGATATAGTATTTTACCTGGTTTATCTCCAACTTaattattttggctttttttttcttttctttatctcttttgatttttgaatctTTATGTGGTGCCATTAGACACCATGTCGATGGCACAAATGCCAAAAAGAACTATTAAAACCACCCCCATGAAATTATCGGAATGCAACATTAGCAAAATTGCCTGTGCGATCCTTGAAATAACTTAATCCCttgatttgaaaatgtttaaaacgtaATTGCACATTGGGCCAAACATTTATGACCGTTGATGcaattttccctttaaatttcactcaaataatgccgttttttttttttttcaattattacaTCCTTAAGATAGGGACCGTACTATAGGCAAaggcttgaacaatcttcctataAAGGGATGAACTTGTGATAAGCTACTAAAACTGTGGAGGAGATGGAATTCTTACCAATTGAACAACCATCCGCTCCCTGTAGTCTACTCTACCATCTATTATCCAAGTTGTTAGagttcaaaagaaatttaattaGTTTGAGATCTAAAAGTCAACGCCGACGTTAAGTTTCCGATTCACATCGCTTGGAACTAGTTGGGGTGGGTCTTCTACATAAGAGTTTTACATGGTCAAGTATTCCTACTTTTAGAGGATctcaatcttttaaaaaaatataaattaatgtaTGCAAGACGAGGCGATAAATATGGATGAGTCCTCATTGGATGTGCTCAGCATGCCCGGTtgagtaaatttttttcaatgatgCACGatacaattttgaaaatgacataGCCCTGTTGTTATTCGACTTATAAACGACGAGTGTCCCCGCGTGCAGTAGCAATTCAGGAAGCAAAGAAATGTTCAGACAAACATTACTCGGGCAAACACGCAGAAATTCCGAGCTGAAACCCAGTCTCATGCTGCTCTTCTTTTGGGCACCACCAGCAAGGGCACATACTTCCTCGTGGCCAACCCCACCCTATCTCTCATGTCGATCGTCTTCGGATCGATGCGGCCATCGAACTCCCAATCGAACTCATGAAGCAGTGAGCCCAGAGCCAGATGAAGCACCCGATGTGCCAAGGACAAGCCGGCACACATCCTTCGACCGGCTCCAAACGGAATGAACTCGTAGTGTCGACCCTTATAATCCAACTTCGACCCAATGAACCTCTCGGGCTTGAAAGCCATAGGGTCTTCCCAGACGTCCGGGTCCCTACCGATCGCCCAAGCGTTCACAAAGACCTGCGTGTTTTTGGGTATGTTGTAGCCCTCGAAGATGGTGTCGCGAGTGGCCCTCCGTGGCACGAGGAAGGGGACCGGCGGGTGGAGCCTCAGGGTTTCCTTCACAACTGCTTGCAGGTAGGGGAGCTGGTCTATATCGGTTTCCAGGACCTTTTGGTTCGACCCGACAACCAGGGACAGCTCGGCTTCGACCTTGACCTTGGAGTCCGGGTTCAGTAGGAGCTCTGTCAGCGCCCACTCGATGGTGCTGCTCGTTGTTTCCGTGCCGGCCATGAATATTTCCTGTGATGTCAAGAAACGAGTTTGTGAGAGTAAGGATAGCAAATTTCATGAAATGGAGCCAAATCCATAAGTTTTTCTACAGTAAGGCAAAGATTTCTGCATTCTCAAATTACAAAGTCCCATCGAGAGCAGTTTTTTTAAGCCTTTTCTTCATCACCACCATTTATAGACTGGACAAAGAAACATCATCCGGTGGTCACGTAAGTTAATACTAGATATGATTTATTCTATTCAGTAGAAAATGCACGAAATCGAAAATAAATGGTTAGGATACATCAGTGGAGAGAGTCCATCCGTGTTTTGATCCGTGTTTTGAAGTAAGGTATTTTTATGTGTTTGGCAATACATTATCTCGAAACTACCGCAGCTCAAACCTAGGTGGGCTGCTTCCTTAAAGCTCATGTGAGCTTCCTTCGTAAAAGCTGATATAAACTGTCGAAGCTTTGGATGTGCTGCGACTGTAAGGAGTTTTCCCAACCCCGTATAAAAGTTACAACACCCTCTTTATAGACGTAGCTACTGTGGGGAAGTTATACCAAGTAGCCTACCAATTTACCACAATTCTTTATTGAATAATTTCATCAACGACTATTTATTTGCGTAATCACATACTTAGAAACTTGCATATTCTCGGGAAGGTTCTGTCGAATTCTCAACTAATATTTCACAAAGCTAAGAACCCAAGTCATAAAGCTAAATGGTTATATTGATGGAAGACTATCTTATTTCAAGTAAATATATGAATAAGGAAAATACGACTAAAGACCTAAATTTTGCCCATCGTGGTTTCAATATCTTATACTTTTTTCATGTCACTAAAACTTCCAAACTTGAATTATTAGCATGAGAAAAAAAACTCCCTATTTACaacaaatacccctaaactttgCTCATTGTGACATAAATACCATATTCACTTTGACACCAATGccttaaacttattttttgtttcatcaATATCCAAAACTTGTAGCAATGATACAGATATACTTTTTGTCTATcaacaaaaatcctaaacgTTGTCTACTGTAACACCAATATCCTGAGCTTCTTTCTTACGTGTTACCAAGAACAGCAAAATTGTAATCTTATAATGAATGATCGCGGACTCTACCATCACCCGTTGTCGTTTTGCCTAATTAGTCATGCGTCTTGCGACAGTTTCCATTCAAAATGGAAGCCGAATCTGCTGACCCTCATCCAACGTgtgaaaatgaataatatttagAGCATagttagaaaataatttaatcaGGCCATGCGCAGATAATGCGCTCCACAGAGCCTTCACCACTGCGCATCCATTATCCATCTGTGGCGTATTCCTTATCCTACATCCGATATATAATTGTATTTCTGTCACGTTCAAGTGTGAGAGCGgtcataaaacaaaatattttatattaatatcatAGTCGACATAACTTAGAACTTttggtgacaaaaaaaaatttgaaatattaacATTACCGTAGAATAATTTAGGGgatttgatgataaaatgtttagatattATCTTTTATACATATAAAAATTGGTTTATAAAACTAAGGATGTCCACACGTTATTGAATAAAGAGCTATTAATTAATAAAGTTTTCAAGCGACAAATAAGTATATATGATACTAAATTGTTTATTAGTTATCTGGAAAAGATTAGTTTTCATGTTTCTGCAATCAGGCCGAACATTGTCAATTACTATTAGTTATGTCATCATTCTATGATGTATTATACATCATATTCCCCTGCGGATGAAATATGGATTCTTTACTCCACACGGTACTCCCCTAATATTTCATCAGATCCCGGCTATAGATTTACGAAAATGATCTTATTATCAACGGCCATAATTGTCAAAGTATCGAGGAGAGTACCACATATGGCAGAGAATCTTCATCTCATTCTAGGGGCCTCGTGTTTCTCAAAGTCTTTGGTCGGAGGAAACTTGCTCCTCCCAACAAATGGTCGGTGATCTCGttttgaaaacatttacatTAACTATCTTTTACtgacacaaataaaatatatactAATTACTCTCTatatcactctctctcttcaccaGCTTCTTTATTTATTATGGTAGCTTAGTGAAATTCGCTATTTTTTATTGCTATACTGTAAAGCTCAAGTCCTGCTTGTAAAGAAATTATCCGCTTGGGGACAAAGCTTACACGATTTTGTTCTTCTAGACTTTCTCCAGAAAAGACCTCATTACAAATTATGACATATGCCATCATATATGAGGTATTTCACCTCACTACATCCAGGTAATGTGGGATCCGATCCATTCTTGTCCCCACATCATCCTAGAGTTGGAGCTACACCATGTCTGGGCCTTCTTTGGCCTTGGCGGTCGCTCTTGCTCTCTTCAGACCGGGTCTTTACATATACTAACATAACTGCTTTTGATCTTCTATCTCAGGACATGCATAGAAAGCAAGCGTTTGTGACCCTCCActtaagtttttctttccattgcaataattataaaaattcagtTAATGCATGCAGAGACATATCGACACACCTGTAATCTATCCACTACGCATTTGATTGGGCATAGCAATCCTTATGGAACTAGAAATAAGCTGTGGTCGTACCAGGATGAATGTGTTGATTTGCTTCTCGGAAAGCTTGGCGGGCTCGTCCTTACCGTTTCCTTCGAACTCAAGCAGCACATCCAGAAAATCCCTCCGATCATCGTCCCCCCCGTTCTGCTTCTTCTCCTCGATCCTCTCCCTCACTAATTCCGAAGCGATGCTCATGGCCTTCCCCATTTCCCGATCCATCTTCCTCCTCAGCCCTTGCGGGTCCAACCGCCGCAGCCATGGGAACAGGTCCACGACGTTAGGTTGGCCCGACAGCTCCATTAATCCGTTCATCGCCGTGAAGAACTCTGATGCGGTCTTCGAGTCCGGATCGAACAAGTCTCGGGACAGCATGAGATTTGCTAgcaaattgaaattcataagGAACACGAAACGGGCGAGATGAATACCTTCTCCGACTCGGGCCTTGTCCGAGGATGCTGCCTCCCCAATCCAAGCCAGCATGTTTTTGACGCATTTTCTCCGGATCGGAGCCATTTCATTGAGCCGCTTGGTGACTAGCATGTCCGTGGTCAGCAATCGCCTCATCACCCGCCAATACGTGCCGTATGGGGCT
Protein-coding regions in this window:
- the LOC104444963 gene encoding cytochrome P450 76A1, whose translation is MTELANSFFVLISIVFVSTALFVSLCRKKSGSRLLPPGPSRWPIFGNIFSLGTMPHRTLAGLREKHGAMIWLRLGSIDTMVILSSRVAAEFFKNQDLNFADRTVIDVLRCRDYHEGSVAVAPYGTYWRVMRRLLTTDMLVTKRLNEMAPIRRKCVKNMLAWIGEAASSDKARVGEGIHLARFVFLMNFNLLANLMLSRDLFDPDSKTASEFFTAMNGLMELSGQPNVVDLFPWLRRLDPQGLRRKMDREMGKAMSIASELVRERIEEKKQNGGDDDRRDFLDVLLEFEGNGKDEPAKLSEKQINTFILEIFMAGTETTSSTIEWALTELLLNPDSKVKVEAELSLVVGSNQKVLETDIDQLPYLQAVVKETLRLHPPVPFLVPRRATRDTIFEGYNIPKNTQVFVNAWAIGRDPDVWEDPMAFKPERFIGSKLDYKGRHYEFIPFGAGRRMCAGLSLAHRVLHLALGSLLHEFDWEFDGRIDPKTIDMRDRVGLATRKYVPLLVVPKRRAA